A genomic segment from Malus domestica chromosome 05, GDT2T_hap1 encodes:
- the LOC103443891 gene encoding protein PSK SIMULATOR 1 isoform X2 yields the protein MDWNSNSDQVSEVSSLLGRAGTAGLGKAVEVLDTLGSSMTNLNPSSGFTSGVTTKGNKISILAFEVANTIVKGSNLMQSLSKDNIKHLKEVVLPSEGVQNLISRDMDELLRIAAADKREELKVFLGEVVRFGNRCKNPQWHNLDRYFEKLGSEITPQRQLQEDAETVMQQLMTLVLNTAELYHELHALDRFEQDYRRKLQEEDNSSTTQRGDSLAILRAELKSQRKHVRSLKKKSLWSRILEEVMEKLADVVHFLHMEIHEAFGNADTDKPVKGSRNNHKKLGSAGLALHYANIISQIDVLVSRSSSVPSNTRDTLYQGLPPDVKSALRSKLQSFQFKEEHTIAEIKAEMETTLQWLVPIATKTTKAHHGFGWVGEWANTGSEMNRKSAGQTDLLRIETLHHADKKRTESYILELVVWLHHLVNQTRVGNGGIRSPVKSPLCSPNQKATQLCVSKTNCPSPILTVEDQEMLRYVSKRKLTPGISKSQEFDTARTRFSKHNRLSKSSNHSPTNERRKDPFPIRRPSSVPIIDFDFNRSKSLDVIDRVDTIRSI from the exons ATGGACTGGAACTCCAACAGTGATCAG GTATCAGAAGTGAGCTCACTTTTGGGCAGGGCTGGTACTGCTGGCCTTGGGAAGGCAGTGGAAGTATTGGACACCCTTGGTAGTAGCATGACAAATTTGAATCCAAGCAGTGGTTTTACCTCAGGGGTGACAACAAAAGGgaataaaatttcaattttggcttttgaaGTTGCAAATACAATTGTCAAGGGTTCAAATTTAATGCAGTCCCTTTCTAAGGATAACATCAAACATTTAAAAGAGGTGGTGCTTCCATCAGAAGGGGTACAGAATTTGATATCAAGAGATATGGATGAACTCCTGAGAATTGCTGCGGCTGACAAGAG AGAAGAGCTCAAAGTTTTCTTGGGAGAAGTGGTGCGTTTTGGAAATCGTTGTAAAAATCCTCAGTGGCATAATCTGGATCGATATTTTGAAAA GTTGGGTTCAGAAATCACACCGCAGAGGCAATTGCAGGAAGATGCAGAGACAGTGATGCAGCAATTGATGACGTTAGTTCTAAATACAGCT GAATTATATCATGAGTTACATGCCTTGGACAGATTTGAACAAGATTATCGGCGTAAGCTTCAAGAGGAAGACAACTCAAGTACTACCCAAAGAG GAGATAGCCTTGCAATCTTGAGAGCAGAGTTGAAAAGTCAAAGGAAGCATGTGAGAAGTTTGAAGAAAAAATCACTTTGGTCCCGAATTTTGGAAGAG GTCATGGAGAAACTTGCCGACGTTGTTCATTTCTTGCATATGGAGATTCATGAAGCATTTGGAAATGCAG ATACTGATAAACCTGTGAAAGGTTCTCGGAACAATCACAAAAAGTTGGGTTCTGCTGGTCTTGCGTTGCATTATGCAAATATCATCAGTCAAATTGATGTTCTT GTGTCTCGATCAAGTTCTGTGCCTTCAAACACTCGGGATACTTTATATCAGGGGCTCCCACCTGACGTGAAGTCAGCTTTGCGCTCAAAACTACAGTCATTTCAGTTTAAGGAAGAG CATACAATCGCTGAAATTAAAGCTGAAATGGAGACAACATTGCAGTGGCTGGTTCCCATTGCCACTAAAACAACCAA AGCTCATCATGGCTTTGGTTGGGTTGGAGAATGGGCAAACACTGG GTCTGAGATGAACCGAAAATCTGCTGGTCAAACTGACTTGCTGAGGATTGAGACACTGCACCATGCCGATAAAAAAAGAACCGAGTCTTACATTCTTGAACTGGTGGTGTGGCTTCACCATCTCGTCAACCAAACGAGGGTTGGAAACGGTGGAATTAGATCTCCTGTTAAATCCCCTCTCTGCTCCCCCAACCAGAAGGCAACTCAGTTATGCGTAAGCAAAACCAACTGTCCATCACCCATATTAACAGTTGAAGATCAAGAAATGCTTCGATATGTAAGCAAGAGAAAACTGACGCCGGGGATTAGTAAGAGTCAGGAATTTGACACTGCAAGGACCAGGTTCAGCAAGCATAATAGGCTGAGCAAGAGTAGTAACCACTCCCCAACAAATGAACGTCGGAAGGATCCATTTCCAATAAGGAGGCCATCCTCCGTTCCTATCATTGACTTTGATTTCAACCGGAGCAAATCACTGGATGTCATTGATCGAGTGGACACAATTCGAAGTATTTGA
- the LOC103443891 gene encoding protein PSK SIMULATOR 1 isoform X1, with product MKYTLWLINTMGGMCSKTRRSTVDNVNASNASSGGIPTANGHPGNGSRGQPPEVNSNLTPSPVSEGVDKQLRDPFTLPETNNMVPYGLITDDVNDGIPHLSRTLSHKTRSTKSKQAVAKVSEVSSLLGRAGTAGLGKAVEVLDTLGSSMTNLNPSSGFTSGVTTKGNKISILAFEVANTIVKGSNLMQSLSKDNIKHLKEVVLPSEGVQNLISRDMDELLRIAAADKREELKVFLGEVVRFGNRCKNPQWHNLDRYFEKLGSEITPQRQLQEDAETVMQQLMTLVLNTAELYHELHALDRFEQDYRRKLQEEDNSSTTQRGDSLAILRAELKSQRKHVRSLKKKSLWSRILEEVMEKLADVVHFLHMEIHEAFGNADTDKPVKGSRNNHKKLGSAGLALHYANIISQIDVLVSRSSSVPSNTRDTLYQGLPPDVKSALRSKLQSFQFKEEHTIAEIKAEMETTLQWLVPIATKTTKAHHGFGWVGEWANTGSEMNRKSAGQTDLLRIETLHHADKKRTESYILELVVWLHHLVNQTRVGNGGIRSPVKSPLCSPNQKATQLCVSKTNCPSPILTVEDQEMLRYVSKRKLTPGISKSQEFDTARTRFSKHNRLSKSSNHSPTNERRKDPFPIRRPSSVPIIDFDFNRSKSLDVIDRVDTIRSI from the exons ATGAAATATACTTTGTGGCTTATCAACACAATGGGTGGGATGTGCTCCAAGACGAGGAGATCCACTGTAGACAATGTCAATGCAAGTAATGCCTCCAGTGGAGGCATTCCCACTGCTAATGGCCATCCTGGTAATGGGTCTCGTGGTCAGCCTCCGGAAGTAAATTCCAATTTGACTCCATCCCCAGTTAGTGAAGGCGTGGATAAACAATTGCGAGACCCATTTACCTTGCCAGAGACAAATAATATGGTTCCTTATGGGCTCATTACAGATGATGTCAACGACGGGATTCCTCACTTGTCGAGAACCTTATCACACAAAACTAGATCTACCAAGTCTAAGCAGGCTGTGGCAAAG GTATCAGAAGTGAGCTCACTTTTGGGCAGGGCTGGTACTGCTGGCCTTGGGAAGGCAGTGGAAGTATTGGACACCCTTGGTAGTAGCATGACAAATTTGAATCCAAGCAGTGGTTTTACCTCAGGGGTGACAACAAAAGGgaataaaatttcaattttggcttttgaaGTTGCAAATACAATTGTCAAGGGTTCAAATTTAATGCAGTCCCTTTCTAAGGATAACATCAAACATTTAAAAGAGGTGGTGCTTCCATCAGAAGGGGTACAGAATTTGATATCAAGAGATATGGATGAACTCCTGAGAATTGCTGCGGCTGACAAGAG AGAAGAGCTCAAAGTTTTCTTGGGAGAAGTGGTGCGTTTTGGAAATCGTTGTAAAAATCCTCAGTGGCATAATCTGGATCGATATTTTGAAAA GTTGGGTTCAGAAATCACACCGCAGAGGCAATTGCAGGAAGATGCAGAGACAGTGATGCAGCAATTGATGACGTTAGTTCTAAATACAGCT GAATTATATCATGAGTTACATGCCTTGGACAGATTTGAACAAGATTATCGGCGTAAGCTTCAAGAGGAAGACAACTCAAGTACTACCCAAAGAG GAGATAGCCTTGCAATCTTGAGAGCAGAGTTGAAAAGTCAAAGGAAGCATGTGAGAAGTTTGAAGAAAAAATCACTTTGGTCCCGAATTTTGGAAGAG GTCATGGAGAAACTTGCCGACGTTGTTCATTTCTTGCATATGGAGATTCATGAAGCATTTGGAAATGCAG ATACTGATAAACCTGTGAAAGGTTCTCGGAACAATCACAAAAAGTTGGGTTCTGCTGGTCTTGCGTTGCATTATGCAAATATCATCAGTCAAATTGATGTTCTT GTGTCTCGATCAAGTTCTGTGCCTTCAAACACTCGGGATACTTTATATCAGGGGCTCCCACCTGACGTGAAGTCAGCTTTGCGCTCAAAACTACAGTCATTTCAGTTTAAGGAAGAG CATACAATCGCTGAAATTAAAGCTGAAATGGAGACAACATTGCAGTGGCTGGTTCCCATTGCCACTAAAACAACCAA AGCTCATCATGGCTTTGGTTGGGTTGGAGAATGGGCAAACACTGG GTCTGAGATGAACCGAAAATCTGCTGGTCAAACTGACTTGCTGAGGATTGAGACACTGCACCATGCCGATAAAAAAAGAACCGAGTCTTACATTCTTGAACTGGTGGTGTGGCTTCACCATCTCGTCAACCAAACGAGGGTTGGAAACGGTGGAATTAGATCTCCTGTTAAATCCCCTCTCTGCTCCCCCAACCAGAAGGCAACTCAGTTATGCGTAAGCAAAACCAACTGTCCATCACCCATATTAACAGTTGAAGATCAAGAAATGCTTCGATATGTAAGCAAGAGAAAACTGACGCCGGGGATTAGTAAGAGTCAGGAATTTGACACTGCAAGGACCAGGTTCAGCAAGCATAATAGGCTGAGCAAGAGTAGTAACCACTCCCCAACAAATGAACGTCGGAAGGATCCATTTCCAATAAGGAGGCCATCCTCCGTTCCTATCATTGACTTTGATTTCAACCGGAGCAAATCACTGGATGTCATTGATCGAGTGGACACAATTCGAAGTATTTGA
- the LOC103443891 gene encoding protein PSK SIMULATOR 1 isoform X4, with product MKYTLWLINTMGGMCSKTRRSTVDNVNASNASSGGIPTANGHPGNGSRGQPPEVNSNLTPSPVSEGVDKQLRDPFTLPETNNMVPYGLITDDVNDGIPHLSRTLSHKTRSTKSKQAVAKVSEVSSLLGRAGTAGLGKAVEVLDTLGSSMTNLNPSSGFTSGVTTKGNKISILAFEVANTIVKGSNLMQSLSKDNIKHLKEVVLPSEGVQNLISRDMDELLRIAAADKREELKVFLGEVVRFGNRCKNPQWHNLDRYFEKLGSEITPQRQLQEDAETVMQQLMTLVLNTAELYHELHALDRFEQDYRRKLQEEDNSSTTQRGDSLAILRAELKSQRKHVRSLKKKSLWSRILEEVMEKLADVVHFLHMEIHEAFGNADTDKPVKGSRNNHKKLGSAGLALHYANIISQIDVLVSRSSSVPSNTRDTLYQGLPPDVKSALRSKLQSFQFKEEHTIAEIKAEMETTLQWLVPIATKTTKAHHGFGWVGEWANTG from the exons ATGAAATATACTTTGTGGCTTATCAACACAATGGGTGGGATGTGCTCCAAGACGAGGAGATCCACTGTAGACAATGTCAATGCAAGTAATGCCTCCAGTGGAGGCATTCCCACTGCTAATGGCCATCCTGGTAATGGGTCTCGTGGTCAGCCTCCGGAAGTAAATTCCAATTTGACTCCATCCCCAGTTAGTGAAGGCGTGGATAAACAATTGCGAGACCCATTTACCTTGCCAGAGACAAATAATATGGTTCCTTATGGGCTCATTACAGATGATGTCAACGACGGGATTCCTCACTTGTCGAGAACCTTATCACACAAAACTAGATCTACCAAGTCTAAGCAGGCTGTGGCAAAG GTATCAGAAGTGAGCTCACTTTTGGGCAGGGCTGGTACTGCTGGCCTTGGGAAGGCAGTGGAAGTATTGGACACCCTTGGTAGTAGCATGACAAATTTGAATCCAAGCAGTGGTTTTACCTCAGGGGTGACAACAAAAGGgaataaaatttcaattttggcttttgaaGTTGCAAATACAATTGTCAAGGGTTCAAATTTAATGCAGTCCCTTTCTAAGGATAACATCAAACATTTAAAAGAGGTGGTGCTTCCATCAGAAGGGGTACAGAATTTGATATCAAGAGATATGGATGAACTCCTGAGAATTGCTGCGGCTGACAAGAG AGAAGAGCTCAAAGTTTTCTTGGGAGAAGTGGTGCGTTTTGGAAATCGTTGTAAAAATCCTCAGTGGCATAATCTGGATCGATATTTTGAAAA GTTGGGTTCAGAAATCACACCGCAGAGGCAATTGCAGGAAGATGCAGAGACAGTGATGCAGCAATTGATGACGTTAGTTCTAAATACAGCT GAATTATATCATGAGTTACATGCCTTGGACAGATTTGAACAAGATTATCGGCGTAAGCTTCAAGAGGAAGACAACTCAAGTACTACCCAAAGAG GAGATAGCCTTGCAATCTTGAGAGCAGAGTTGAAAAGTCAAAGGAAGCATGTGAGAAGTTTGAAGAAAAAATCACTTTGGTCCCGAATTTTGGAAGAG GTCATGGAGAAACTTGCCGACGTTGTTCATTTCTTGCATATGGAGATTCATGAAGCATTTGGAAATGCAG ATACTGATAAACCTGTGAAAGGTTCTCGGAACAATCACAAAAAGTTGGGTTCTGCTGGTCTTGCGTTGCATTATGCAAATATCATCAGTCAAATTGATGTTCTT GTGTCTCGATCAAGTTCTGTGCCTTCAAACACTCGGGATACTTTATATCAGGGGCTCCCACCTGACGTGAAGTCAGCTTTGCGCTCAAAACTACAGTCATTTCAGTTTAAGGAAGAG CATACAATCGCTGAAATTAAAGCTGAAATGGAGACAACATTGCAGTGGCTGGTTCCCATTGCCACTAAAACAACCAA AGCTCATCATGGCTTTGGTTGGGTTGGAGAATGGGCAAACACTGGGTGA
- the LOC103443891 gene encoding protein PSK SIMULATOR 1 isoform X3, with protein sequence MTNLNPSSGFTSGVTTKGNKISILAFEVANTIVKGSNLMQSLSKDNIKHLKEVVLPSEGVQNLISRDMDELLRIAAADKREELKVFLGEVVRFGNRCKNPQWHNLDRYFEKLGSEITPQRQLQEDAETVMQQLMTLVLNTAELYHELHALDRFEQDYRRKLQEEDNSSTTQRGDSLAILRAELKSQRKHVRSLKKKSLWSRILEEVMEKLADVVHFLHMEIHEAFGNADTDKPVKGSRNNHKKLGSAGLALHYANIISQIDVLVSRSSSVPSNTRDTLYQGLPPDVKSALRSKLQSFQFKEEHTIAEIKAEMETTLQWLVPIATKTTKAHHGFGWVGEWANTGSEMNRKSAGQTDLLRIETLHHADKKRTESYILELVVWLHHLVNQTRVGNGGIRSPVKSPLCSPNQKATQLCVSKTNCPSPILTVEDQEMLRYVSKRKLTPGISKSQEFDTARTRFSKHNRLSKSSNHSPTNERRKDPFPIRRPSSVPIIDFDFNRSKSLDVIDRVDTIRSI encoded by the exons ATGACAAATTTGAATCCAAGCAGTGGTTTTACCTCAGGGGTGACAACAAAAGGgaataaaatttcaattttggcttttgaaGTTGCAAATACAATTGTCAAGGGTTCAAATTTAATGCAGTCCCTTTCTAAGGATAACATCAAACATTTAAAAGAGGTGGTGCTTCCATCAGAAGGGGTACAGAATTTGATATCAAGAGATATGGATGAACTCCTGAGAATTGCTGCGGCTGACAAGAG AGAAGAGCTCAAAGTTTTCTTGGGAGAAGTGGTGCGTTTTGGAAATCGTTGTAAAAATCCTCAGTGGCATAATCTGGATCGATATTTTGAAAA GTTGGGTTCAGAAATCACACCGCAGAGGCAATTGCAGGAAGATGCAGAGACAGTGATGCAGCAATTGATGACGTTAGTTCTAAATACAGCT GAATTATATCATGAGTTACATGCCTTGGACAGATTTGAACAAGATTATCGGCGTAAGCTTCAAGAGGAAGACAACTCAAGTACTACCCAAAGAG GAGATAGCCTTGCAATCTTGAGAGCAGAGTTGAAAAGTCAAAGGAAGCATGTGAGAAGTTTGAAGAAAAAATCACTTTGGTCCCGAATTTTGGAAGAG GTCATGGAGAAACTTGCCGACGTTGTTCATTTCTTGCATATGGAGATTCATGAAGCATTTGGAAATGCAG ATACTGATAAACCTGTGAAAGGTTCTCGGAACAATCACAAAAAGTTGGGTTCTGCTGGTCTTGCGTTGCATTATGCAAATATCATCAGTCAAATTGATGTTCTT GTGTCTCGATCAAGTTCTGTGCCTTCAAACACTCGGGATACTTTATATCAGGGGCTCCCACCTGACGTGAAGTCAGCTTTGCGCTCAAAACTACAGTCATTTCAGTTTAAGGAAGAG CATACAATCGCTGAAATTAAAGCTGAAATGGAGACAACATTGCAGTGGCTGGTTCCCATTGCCACTAAAACAACCAA AGCTCATCATGGCTTTGGTTGGGTTGGAGAATGGGCAAACACTGG GTCTGAGATGAACCGAAAATCTGCTGGTCAAACTGACTTGCTGAGGATTGAGACACTGCACCATGCCGATAAAAAAAGAACCGAGTCTTACATTCTTGAACTGGTGGTGTGGCTTCACCATCTCGTCAACCAAACGAGGGTTGGAAACGGTGGAATTAGATCTCCTGTTAAATCCCCTCTCTGCTCCCCCAACCAGAAGGCAACTCAGTTATGCGTAAGCAAAACCAACTGTCCATCACCCATATTAACAGTTGAAGATCAAGAAATGCTTCGATATGTAAGCAAGAGAAAACTGACGCCGGGGATTAGTAAGAGTCAGGAATTTGACACTGCAAGGACCAGGTTCAGCAAGCATAATAGGCTGAGCAAGAGTAGTAACCACTCCCCAACAAATGAACGTCGGAAGGATCCATTTCCAATAAGGAGGCCATCCTCCGTTCCTATCATTGACTTTGATTTCAACCGGAGCAAATCACTGGATGTCATTGATCGAGTGGACACAATTCGAAGTATTTGA
- the LOC103443890 gene encoding sucrose transport protein-like, producing MEVETADKNSQAKLEQQVSPLKKIILVASIAAGVQFGWALQLSLLTPYVQLLGVPHTWAAFIWLCGPISGLLVQPIVGYHSDRCTSRFGRRRPFIASGSALVAVAVFLIGYAADLGHLTGDSLEKATKPRAVSIFVVGFWILDVANNMLQGPCRALLADISGSDPKKMRTANALFAFFMAVGNVLGYAAGAYNNLHRMFPFTMTKACDIYCANLKSCFFLSIALLIILTVLALTNVKETTANVAQPDEPEEESATTSKVPFFGQMIGAFKELKRPMLVLLLVTCLNWIAWFPFLLFDTDWMGKEVYGGQVGKGQLYDLGVRVGSLGLLLNSVVLGFMSLGIELLGRWVGGVKRLWAIVNFLLAVCLAMTVLITKLAEASRHGHGGVEPPPPPASVKAGALSLFAVLGIPLAVTYSIPFALASIFSSDSGAGQGLSLGVLNLAIVLPQMFVSVVSGPWDALFGGGNLPAFVAGAVAAIVSGILALFMLPSPPPDLPSNKNERAAVVAFH from the exons ATGGAAGTTGAAACCGCCGACAAGAATTCTCAGGCCAAGCTGGAGCAGCAGGTGAGCCCGCTGAAAAAAATCATCCTGGTCGCCTCCATTGCCGCCGGCGTCCAATTCGGGTGGGCACTGCAACTCTCCCTCCTGACCCCCTACGTCCAGCTCCTCGGCGTCCCCCACACCTGGGCCGCCTTCATCTGGCTCTGCGGCCCCATCTCCGGCTTGCTCGTCCAGCCCATCGTCGGCTACCACAGCGACCGTTGCACCTCCCGCTTTGGACGCCGTCGCCCCTTTATCGCTTCCGGCTCCGCCCTCGTCGCCGTCGCCGTCTTTCTCATCGGTTACGCTGCTGATCTCGGACACCTCACCGGCGATTCCCTTGAGAAAGCCACCAAGCCCCGTGCTGTCTCTATCTTCGTGGTCGGTTTCTGGATCCTCGACGTCGCCAACAACATGCTGCAGGGGCCATGCAGGGCCCTCCTCGCCGACATCTCTGGATCCGACCCAAAGAAAATGCGGACTGCCAACGCCCTCTTCGCCTTCTTCATGGCTGTCGGAAACGTACTTGGTTACGCCGCTGGGGCCTACAACAACCTCCACAGAATGTTCCCTTTCACCATGACCAAAGCCTGTGACATCTACTGCGCTAATCTCAAGAGCTGCTTCTTCCTCTCTATCGCCCTCCTCATCATCCTCACCGTATTGGCCCTTACCAACGTGAAGGAAACAACCGCCAACGTCGCTCAGCCAGACGAGCCAGAGGAGGAGTCAGCGACCACTTCGAAGGTGCCattttttggtcaaatgatTGGGGCCTTTAAGGAGTTGAAGAGGCCAATGCTGGTGTTGCTTCTGGTGACGTGTCTAAACTGGATTGCGTGGTTCCCGTTCTTGCTGTTCGACACTGACTGGATGGGGAAGGAGGTGTACGGCGGCCAAGTCGGTAAAGGGCAGCTGTACGATTTGGGTGTGAGGGTCGGTTCACTTGGCCTCTTGTTAAACTCTGTCGTTTTGGGGTTCATGTCCCTTGGGATCGAGCTTCTCGGTCGTTGGGTTGGTGGTGTCAAGAGATTGTGGGCCATTGTCAACTTCTTGCTCGCCGTTTGTTTGGCCATGACTGTTTTGATCACTAAATTGGCTGAGGCCAGCCGACACGGTCACGGCGGTGTTGAGCCCCCGCCGCCACCTGCCAGTGTCAAGGCCGGCGCATTGTCTCTGTTCGCCGTTCTTGGTATTCCTCTAGCG GTGACATACAGTATTCCTTTTGCCCTGGCATCCATATTTTCCAGCGATTCTGGTGCAGGCCAAG GGCTTTCACTGGGAGTCTTAAATCTTGCAATTGTCCTACCACAG ATGTTTGTGTCCGTCGTAAGTGGACCGTGGGATGCTTTGTTCGGTGGTGGTAATTTACCGGCATTTGTCGCGGGAGCGGTTGCTGCCATAGTAAGTGGAATCTTGGCTCTCTTTATGCTACCGTCTCCGCCACCCGATCTTCCATCGAACAAAAATGAAAGAGCTGCAGttgttgccttccattga